In Brevibacillus marinus, the genomic window CAAACAGCATCAGATTTCCTTGGGCGGCCGACTCTTGCCGCTGTTGTCCGCGTTGAAAGAAGATTTGCCGGAAGCTTACCGGCTGCGTGCGCATTTGCAGAAGCAAGCAGTGGCGCATCTGCACGATTCTCTCCTGCAGCCGGAACAGGTGAGTGAAGAAGCGCTGCTGCTGTTGGCCTCCGACGAGTCCGGCTGGCTGGCGCAGCGGAGCAATGGGCAGCAGATCCGCCTCGCAGTCGAGCAGCGCGAGGAGCAGGCAGCGGTCAGCGACTGGATCGTCTTCGCCTTGATCGGACAGACCGCAGACGGTACGTGGCGTCTCTACGGCACGCCGGAATTGTATCCGCCGCTCGTGGCCGAACTGCTCGGCGTTCGGCAAAACGCACTCGTATAAAATCATGCGACGATTTGGAAAAGCGCTGCCGATAGGGGCAGCGCTTCTGGTGATGGCACCAGCATTGGCGGCTCGCGGCCCAACAGCGAGCGGGGCAAACCCAATCCCCGTGGCGGGGCTGAGAGGGCCGGCGAATGAGCCGGCGCTTGCCGGGCAATGCGCAACCCGCAAACGAGGTTTTGTCGAACGTGCTCTGCTGTTGTAGATCTCGGGTCGGGTTTTTGCTTGACTGCCAACATTTTTCTACAAATAGCCAGTCGCCTGTGCTAAAATATGAACGAGGTTTTGGACCGCCGCCGGATGAGGCTAGGCGGTCAGCGGCTTTTTGCCGGAACATACAGACAATTGCGGAGCGAACCGCCTTTCAAACGATTTCCGTACGATACATACTGATAAGGAGAGAATTGGATATGTCCGAGACAGTCGCGAACCGTCGCTCTGACTCCGCGAAAAAGCGGAAGAGGCCAGGGCGACGGAAACAATGGCGACGGATGATTGCCCTGTTTGCGTTGTTCATGATCCTGGCCGTCGGTGGTGTTGCCGCCGCTGTCGTATATCAGTTCAATCACGCGTTGGATGAGGTGACCAACGACCCGTACCAAACCTCTTCTGACGGAGCGGAGAAAAAGACCGAGTACCGCTCGGAAGAACCGCTCTCCTTTGTCATCCTGGGCCGCGATACGCGCGAGGGGACCGGCTCACTGAACACAGACGTGATGATGGTCGCCGTGGCCAACCCGCAAACGCAAAAAGTGACGCTGCTCTCCCTGCCGCGCGACACGCGCGTCAAAATTCCTGGCTACCGCGGCTATTACAAGATCAACGCGGTGTTTGCCAACGGGGAGGCGGAGCGGCGGAAAGCGGAGGCGAGACATGAGACGCCGACGGAAAACGGCATCACGCTGACCAAGAAAACCTTGGAATCGATGCTGGGGATCCCGATTCAGCACTACGTTGAGGTGAACTTTGAAGGGTTCAAGGCGGTGATCGACGAACTGGGCGGGATCGAGGTAAATGTGGATCGCAAGCTGGTGTACGACGATCCGACTGACGGTACGCGGATTTACCTGGAACCGGGATTGCAAGTGTTAAATGGCGAACAGGCATTGGGGTACGTCCGTCACCGCCTGGACAACCGCGGTCCCAAGTACTATTCCAGCGATTTTGACCGCAACCGCCGCCAGCAGGAAGTGGTAAAAGCGGTGATGAAAAAGCTGGTTTCCTTTGAAGGCATACCGAAAATTCTCAGCGTGCTCAACACGGCCAGCCAATACGTGCGCACCGACTTGTCCAAGGAGCAGATCAAGGGGCTGGTGTACGACTTCCGGCGCTTCAATCCCGATAACCTGGTCGTTTTGGAAAACGGCGCAGTTTGGAACGCGGCGCTCAGCAAGACCCTGCTGCCGCGCGAAAACATGGAGCAGATCCGCGCGACGCTGATGCGCGAAATGGGCGTGACCGCGACTGCTGAATTGAGCGATGCGGCGATCGCGGAATACGCGGCGACAGAAGTGGCCAGCGAACGCCGCCAGCAGCCAAAAGAGACAGCGAAGCCTGTGGCGACACCGGCAGCCAAGCCGCCGCAACAGGAGGATCAAGCGGCAAAGCCGGCTGATGAGGAGGAGCACAGCACCACTACCGATGGGACAACCCCGCCGGCTGACAGCGATCCGGCGAACCCGGCGCAGCCCGCAGATCGGCCAGCTGGCCAGCCGTCACAACCGCCCGCCGCGGGCGACGGCCAGACAGCGGAGCCGCCGAACGGGACCAACGAACCAGCCGATGGACAGACGCCGCCAAATGGCGGGGACGCGGGGAGTGGCAGCGGCGGAAGCGGTGGAAGTGCAACACCGCCGCCGGATATTGCCCCACTCCCAGGGACGGCTCCCCCGGCGTAACCGACAAGCGGGTCTGGCAGCAGCGTCCGGAGAGATCCGCAACGCAGCGTCCACAGGCAGGTCCGCAAAACAGCGTCCGGAGGGAGATCGCCCACCCGCCAAGCAAACGGCTGGCGGCAGGGCTGTCGCAAACGGCTAACGCCGGATGAGGGAATCGCCAAAATGGACGGAGAAAGATCCCGCTTCACGCGCAAGAGTGGAGCGGGATGTTTGTTATTGCTGGCAGGTTGGCAGCTGCAGGGAGCTTGCCAATGAGCTGCCAATGGCTGCGGTTCCCCGGTTTTTGCGAGCAAATGCAAGAGACGGATTGGCAAGGCACAGAATCGTGGTAAGATAAAAATACACCAAGTAGACTGACACTTCTGAACTTTGCGCAGGGGAGGAATGTGCGTGATGCTGTTGCTGGTTAATCTGTGTCTGGTCG contains:
- a CDS encoding LCP family protein; translation: MSETVANRRSDSAKKRKRPGRRKQWRRMIALFALFMILAVGGVAAAVVYQFNHALDEVTNDPYQTSSDGAEKKTEYRSEEPLSFVILGRDTREGTGSLNTDVMMVAVANPQTQKVTLLSLPRDTRVKIPGYRGYYKINAVFANGEAERRKAEARHETPTENGITLTKKTLESMLGIPIQHYVEVNFEGFKAVIDELGGIEVNVDRKLVYDDPTDGTRIYLEPGLQVLNGEQALGYVRHRLDNRGPKYYSSDFDRNRRQQEVVKAVMKKLVSFEGIPKILSVLNTASQYVRTDLSKEQIKGLVYDFRRFNPDNLVVLENGAVWNAALSKTLLPRENMEQIRATLMREMGVTATAELSDAAIAEYAATEVASERRQQPKETAKPVATPAAKPPQQEDQAAKPADEEEHSTTTDGTTPPADSDPANPAQPADRPAGQPSQPPAAGDGQTAEPPNGTNEPADGQTPPNGGDAGSGSGGSGGSATPPPDIAPLPGTAPPA